A single region of the Salvia miltiorrhiza cultivar Shanhuang (shh) chromosome 8, IMPLAD_Smil_shh, whole genome shotgun sequence genome encodes:
- the LOC130999524 gene encoding metal tolerance protein 4-like, translated as MEPETKTGGGDTKTPLLQRGGSGRRGRLSRRNSVNSLRNDFISRLPDNVRSAVDPELPSSHIDLSRAQGLSQGEKDYYERQFATLKSFGEVDSVVLSEEIDEEDLEEQAQHERAMKISNYANVLLLAFKIYATIKSGSLAIAASTLDSLLDLMAGGILWFSHLAMKNVNIYKYPIGKLRVQPVGIIIFAAVMATLGFQVLVQAVEQLVEATPAAKMTADQLVWLYSIMLSATAVKLALWFYCRSSGNKIVRAYAKDHYFDVVTNVVGLVAAVLGDMFVWWIDPAGALVLAIYTITNWSGTVLENAVSLVGQSAPPEVLQKLTYLVLRHPQVKRIDTVRAYTFGVLYFVEVDIELPEDMPLKEAHTIGETLQMKLEKLIEVERAFVHLDHECQHKPEHAVLSRLPNSDP; from the exons ATGGAGCCGGAAACCAAAACAGGCGGCGGCGACACCAAAACGCCTCTGTTGCAGCGCGGCGGCAGCGGGCGGCGCGGCCGTCTAAGTCGCCGGAACTCTGTGAACTCGCTCCGCAACGACTTCATTTCCCGGCTGCCCGATAATGTCCGGTCAGCAGTTGACCCTGAGCTTCCTTCCTCTCATATTGATCTCTCCAGAGCTCAGGGTTTGAGCcaag GAGAGAAGGATTACTATGAAAGGCAATTTGCTACATTGAAATCATTTGGGGAGGTCGATTCCGTGGTGTTATCGGAAGAGATAGACGAAGAAGATCTAGAAGAACAAGCACAGCATGAGAGAGCTATGAAGATCTCCAATTATGCTAATGTTTTGCTGCTGGCCTTTAAG ATCTACGCCACTATAAAGAGTGGATCGCTAGCCATTGCAGCTTCGACCTTGGATTCCTTGCTCGATCTCATGGCTGGGGGCATACTATGGTTTTCCCACCTTGCTATGAAGAATGTCAACATTTACAAGTACCCTATTGGGAAGCTGAGGGTCCAGCCAGTCGGCATTATCATCTTTGCTGCTGTAATGGCTACTCTTG GCTTTCAGGTTTTGGTTCAGGCTGTAGAACAGCTTGTTGAAGCGACACCCGCTGCAAAAATGACTGCAGATCAGTTGGTCTGGCTCTACTCGATTATGTTATCCGCTACTGCAGTAAAACTCGCCCTCTGGTTTTACTGCAGAAGCTCGGGCAACAAAATTGTGCGAGCCTATGCAAAG GATCACTATTTCGACGTGGTAACAAACGTGGTGGGGTTGGTGGCAGCTGTGCTCGGAGATATGTTCGTTTGGTGGATTGATCCAGCCGGTGCACTTGTACTCGCGATCTACACCATCACTAACTGGTCAGGAACAGTACTTGAAAATGCAG TGTCGCTGGTAGGCCAGTCAGCGCCACCCGAGGTGCTGCAGAAGCTGACGTATCTCGTGTTGAGGCACCCTCAGGTTAAGCGTATTGACACCGTGCGTGCTTACACTTTTGGAGTTCTGTATTTTGTCGAG GTTGATATCGAGCTCCCTGAAGATATGCCCCTCAAAGAAGCTCACACCATTGGAGAGACTCTGCAGATGAAACTCGAGAAGCTTATTGAGGTCGAGAGGGCATTCGTGCATCTTGATCACGAATGCCAGCACAAGCCGGAGCACGCTGTTCTCAGCCGCCTGCCCAACAGCGATCCTTGA
- the LOC130999523 gene encoding GTP-binding protein BRASSINAZOLE INSENSITIVE PALE GREEN 2, chloroplastic-like, which translates to MIVRNLSPSRLRKLLTPFSLSTYTHTRPVSSSLHSPIIDPPLTFPLSQNPAKTLPFFFFFSKPFSSESRKNKSFPNLPLTRDGNYEEATEHAVAICPGCGIQMQDLDPKQPGYSVKPSAKGQNYKKFKRMTPIVDESEISDSLKRGIANEIIDVDRIESIDSVDDVFDEMPKRAEKEAANQKPVVCARCHSLRHYQRVKEPGVENLLPDFDFDHTVGRRLMSTSGARTVVLLVVDAADFDGSFPRKVASLVSKTIDENARSWKEGKSGNTPRIVLVVTKIDLLPSSISPTRLEHWVRTQAREGGAGRLASVHLVSAVRDWGVKTLVDDVVAFAGPRGHVWAVGAQNAGKSTLINAIGKCVGTKATHVTEASVPGTTLGIVRMEGVLPGKAKLFDTPGLLHPHQISTRLNAEEQKLARIDKELRPRTYRIKAGYSVHIGGLFRLDVEESSVDSIYVTVWASSLIPLHMGRTENACSMLEDHFGRQLQPPIGEGRAEKLGKWVKKEIRVSGESWDSSCVDIAAAGLGWFSVGLKGEAALAVWTYDGVEVTARNALLPQRAKNFEVAGFTVSEIVSKADRARSKQSAKKRKSSSSKNAASPVSNADQDSSSDSSEDEDSNPGDSVAISNS; encoded by the exons ATGATAGTGAGGAATCTCTCTCCCTCAAGGCTCAGAAAGCTTCTCACTCCATTTTCCCTCTCTACCTATACACACACGAGGCCTGTATCCAGCTCCCTCCACTCACCAATCATCGACCCTCCGCTCACTTTCCCCCTTTCCCAAAACCCTGCTAAAACCCTaccttttttcttcttcttctcgaaGCCCTTTTCTTCAGAATCCAGAAAGAACAAATCTTTTCCGAATTTACCACTGACCCGCGATGGAAATTACGAGGAAGCCACTGAACATGCCGTCGCCATTTGCCCCGGCTGTGGCATCCAAATGCAGGATCTTGATCCCAAGCAACCCGGGTATTCCGTCAAGCCCTCTGCGAAGGGTCAGAACTACAAGAAATTCAAGAGAATGACTCCGATTGTGGACGAGTCGGAAATCTCCGACTCCCTTAAGCGGGGAATCGCGAATGAGATCATCGATGTTGATAGAATCGAGAGCATTGACAGTGTAGACGACgtgttcgacgaaatgcctAAGAGAGCTGAGAAGGAAGCTGCTAATCAGAAGCCCGTTGTGTGTGCTAGGTGCCACAGCTTGAGGCATTATCAGAGGGTTAAGGAGCCCGGCGTGGAGAATTTGCTGCCGGATTTCGACTTTGATCACACGGTTGGAAGGAGGCTGATGTCGACGAGCGGGGCGAGGACCGTGGTTTTGCTGGTGGTGGATGCTGCTGATTTCGATGGCTCGTTTCCAAGAAAAGTAGCAAGTTTAGTGTCCAAGACAATCGATGAGAATGCCAGATCGTGGAAGGAGGGAAAATCGGGTAATACACCGAGGATAGTGTTGGTAGTGACCAAGATTGATCTCTTGCCTAGCAGCATTTCGCCAACTAGGCTCGAGCATTGGGTTCGTACACAGGCTAGGGAGGGCGGGGCGGGGAGGCTAGCGAGCGTGCATTTGGTGAGTGCTGTGAGGGATTGGGGGGTGAAGACGTTGGTTGATGATGTGGTTGCCTTTGCTGGCCCGAGGGGGCATGTGTGGGCTGTGGGTGCTCAGAATGCGGGGAAGAGCACGTTGATTAACGCGATAGGGAAGTGTGTAGGCACGAAGGCGACTCATGTCACGGAAGCATCAGTGCCTGGCACTACCTTAGGGATTGTGAGGATGGAAGGGGTGCTTCCTGGGAAGGCTAAGTTGTTTGATACTCCCGGGCTTCTGCACCCTCATCAGATCTCGACTAGGTTGAATGCGGAGGAGCAGAAGCTTGCTCGTATAGACAAGGAGTTGAGGCCGAGGACGTATAGGATCAAG GCGGGATATTCAGTTCATATTGGTGGGCTGTTCAGGTTGGACGTCGAAGAATCTTCAGTAGATTCAATCTATGTCACGGTATGGGCTTCGTCTCTGATTCCTCTGCATATGGGGAGGACGGAGAATGCTTGCTCGATGTTGGAAGATCACTTTGGCCGCCAGCTGCAG CCTCCGATTGGGGAGGGGAGGGCCGAGAAGCTCGGAAAATGGGTGAAGAAGGAAATCCGGGTGAGTGGCGAGAGCTGGGATTCGAGCTGCGTTGATATCGCTGCTGCTGGTCTTGGCTGGTTTAGTGTCGGGCTCAAGGGAGAGGCTGCGTTGGCCGTGTGGACATACGACGGTGTTGAAGTGACAGCGCGAAACGCTTTGCTTCCTCAGAGAGCCAAGAATTTCGAGGTTGCCGGATTCACAGTCTCGGAGATCGTGTCCAAGGCTGATCGGGCGAGGAGCAAGCAGAGcgcgaagaagaggaagagcaGCAGCTCGAAAAACGCAGCTTCCCCCGTGTCGAATGCCGATCAAGATTCGAGCTCGGATTCCTCGGAGGATGAAGATTCGAATCCAGGTGACTCAGTTGCAATATCCAACTCTTGA